The segment AATGCGGACTTGAGAATAGGACTTATCCTTAAAATGACAGGGTTTTATGTTTTAAAAAAACCACTGTTCTATGTGTTTTTTAGTCATAAAATTTGAATGTGATTCATTATCTTTATAAAAAATTGTCAGTGTGACCAAAGCACAAATCACGTCTCATGCAAGATAACCTTAAGGCATATATTCCTGAAAACGCATACGATAATGTTATGAGCCTTTTAGATCATGATCATCTTATCGTGAAAGTTAAAACGGAACGTAAAACGAGACACGGGGATTATAAACGGATGCCTAACGGAAAACATCAAATCTCAGTGAATTCTAATTTGAATAGCTATAGGTTTTTAATAACCCTTATTCATGAAGTTGCACATTTTGAAGCATATAAAAACTACGGAAAATTTATTAAACCACACGGCATAGAATGGAAGCATACCTTTCAACATTTAATGTTACCGTTTTTAAATCCTGATATTTTTCCTTCTGAATTATTGCCGCTACTTGCAAAACATTTTAAAAATCCGAAAGCGTCCAGTGATACAGATGTACCACTCGCCTTTGCTTTAAAGCAATTTGACTTGCCAAACGATAAAACATTTATATTTGAAGTACCTTTACACCAAACTTTTAAGTTGTATAACGGACGTACATTTAGAAAAGGTTTAAAACGCCGAACACGTTACGAATGTGTTGAGGTAAAAACAGGTAAGATTTATTTGTTCAACGCCAACGCAGAGGTAGATATGGTGGTACATTAATTAATTGAATACACGAAATGCAGAATAAAAATTATTACGCTATTTTAATGGCTGGTGGAGTAGGGTCAAGATTTTGGCCAGTGAGCACACAAGATTTTCCAAAACAGTTTCATGACATGTTAGGGACAGGTGATACCTTAATTCAAAAAACGTTTAAGCGCCTTTCTAAATTGATTCCTAAAGAAAATATTTTCATATTAACGAACGAACGCTATAATGATTTGGTATTTGAGCAACTTCCAGAAGTCACTCAGCGC is part of the Formosa sp. Hel1_31_208 genome and harbors:
- a CDS encoding SprT-like domain-containing protein — its product is MQDNLKAYIPENAYDNVMSLLDHDHLIVKVKTERKTRHGDYKRMPNGKHQISVNSNLNSYRFLITLIHEVAHFEAYKNYGKFIKPHGIEWKHTFQHLMLPFLNPDIFPSELLPLLAKHFKNPKASSDTDVPLAFALKQFDLPNDKTFIFEVPLHQTFKLYNGRTFRKGLKRRTRYECVEVKTGKIYLFNANAEVDMVVH